A single Bacillus sp. HMF5848 DNA region contains:
- a CDS encoding helix-turn-helix domain-containing protein, producing MQHTHKYKTWDSLPDTLTAIHISQFLGISRRRVYELFQTHIDKGGIPNFEIGISKRVDKVDLKLWITQQKEKKSK from the coding sequence ATGCAACACACACACAAATATAAAACTTGGGACTCACTCCCAGATACTTTGACAGCAATTCATATTTCACAATTTCTTGGGATTTCTAGAAGGAGAGTCTATGAACTATTTCAAACCCATATTGATAAAGGGGGAATACCAAACTTTGAAATCGGTATTTCAAAACGTGTAGATAAGGTAGATCTTAAACTTTGGATTACGCAACAAAAAGAGAAAAAAAGTAAGTAA
- a CDS encoding M48 family metallopeptidase, producing the protein MIRTIEYGTKTIEYSVEFRKRKSLEISVEPPNIVNVVAPLNTSEEIIDLNVKKKAQWIIQKLFLFKDMEYQKINRELANGESFMYMGRNYSLQIIIDESIKEPVVKLYQGKFYITTPNKNQELLKAALEKWYREKTLEKVTEKVNYFQHSFKKKPIAIKVKEQHKRWASCTSKNELLFNWRCAMAPSHVIDYIVVHEMCHMYHMNHSQEFWDLLSSVMPDYERRKEWLKNFGVRMDL; encoded by the coding sequence ATGATTCGTACTATTGAATATGGTACAAAAACAATTGAGTACTCAGTAGAGTTTCGTAAACGCAAATCCTTGGAGATTAGTGTTGAGCCTCCCAACATTGTAAATGTTGTTGCACCATTAAACACATCTGAGGAAATTATAGATTTGAACGTAAAAAAGAAAGCCCAATGGATTATTCAAAAGTTATTTCTTTTTAAGGATATGGAATACCAAAAGATTAACAGAGAACTAGCAAATGGTGAGTCCTTCATGTACATGGGACGTAATTACTCGTTGCAGATAATAATTGATGAAAGCATAAAGGAACCAGTTGTAAAACTCTATCAAGGCAAGTTTTATATAACAACGCCTAACAAGAATCAAGAGTTATTAAAAGCAGCATTAGAAAAATGGTACAGAGAGAAAACCCTTGAAAAAGTAACTGAAAAGGTTAATTACTTCCAGCATTCTTTTAAAAAGAAGCCTATTGCAATTAAAGTAAAAGAACAACACAAGCGGTGGGCGAGCTGCACATCAAAGAATGAATTACTTTTTAACTGGCGCTGTGCAATGGCACCATCTCATGTCATTGATTACATTGTTGTTCATGAAATGTGCCATATGTATCATATGAACCATTCACAAGAATTCTGGGATTTACTTTCTTCTGTAATGCCGGATTATGAGAGACGTAAAGAGTGGTTGAAGAACTTTGGGGTTAGGATGGATTTATAA
- a CDS encoding type I restriction-modification system subunit M, with protein sequence MSKLTLQELEKTLWGAADILRGELNAAVYKDYIFGLMFLKRMNDQFSIERETKKEEFVSQGMDLEEVEILLEEPTMYETFFVPAAARWDKLKNLTLNIGPELDKAFKAIEDEPKNAELIGVLTTANYNDKERVPDKKLSQLLLLFDKHNLAYENLENPDVLGDAYQYLIKQFADDGGTKGGEFYTPREVVKVLVNILKPQEGDRIYDPTVGSGGMLIESMHYIKEHGGNERNVSLFGQEINLSTWAICKMNMLFHFARGADIRKGDTIRNPMHTEGGVLKTFDIILANPPFSLKNWGIEEAENDAYNRFTYGVPPKSYGDLGFVSHMVTSLNQKGKLGTVVPHGVLFRGGAEGQIRKGYLKDDLIDAIIGLPSNVFYGTGIPAALIVINKNKPFERKNKVLFIDASQEFIKDGNKNKIREKDIDKICSTFNSFKSVEKYSRIVKLEEIKENDYNLNISRYVDVSNKEEEINIDEVLIEIKKIKEKSLLNDYKLNNYLQELGYREL encoded by the coding sequence ATGAGTAAGCTTACATTGCAAGAATTAGAGAAGACATTATGGGGTGCGGCTGATATTCTTCGTGGGGAATTAAACGCAGCTGTTTATAAAGATTATATTTTTGGTTTAATGTTTCTAAAGCGAATGAACGATCAATTTTCTATTGAACGCGAAACAAAAAAAGAAGAGTTTGTTTCTCAAGGGATGGATTTGGAAGAAGTAGAAATATTACTAGAAGAGCCAACTATGTATGAAACGTTCTTTGTGCCTGCTGCAGCTCGCTGGGACAAGCTAAAGAACCTTACATTAAATATTGGTCCAGAATTAGATAAGGCTTTCAAAGCTATTGAAGATGAACCTAAGAATGCAGAGTTAATAGGAGTACTTACTACGGCTAACTACAATGATAAAGAACGTGTTCCAGATAAGAAACTATCACAATTATTGCTACTATTTGATAAACACAACTTAGCTTATGAAAATTTAGAGAACCCTGATGTACTTGGTGATGCATACCAATATTTAATTAAACAGTTTGCTGATGATGGAGGTACTAAGGGTGGTGAATTCTACACTCCTCGTGAAGTAGTAAAAGTATTGGTAAACATTCTAAAGCCACAAGAAGGAGACAGAATTTACGATCCAACAGTTGGTAGTGGCGGTATGTTGATAGAATCTATGCACTACATAAAAGAGCATGGTGGAAATGAAAGAAACGTGTCCCTGTTTGGTCAAGAAATTAACCTAAGTACATGGGCGATTTGTAAGATGAATATGCTATTCCATTTTGCTAGAGGTGCAGATATTCGTAAAGGTGATACTATACGTAATCCAATGCACACTGAAGGTGGAGTACTGAAAACTTTCGATATCATTCTAGCTAATCCTCCATTTTCACTTAAAAACTGGGGAATAGAAGAAGCAGAAAATGATGCTTATAATCGTTTTACTTACGGAGTACCACCTAAGTCATATGGAGATTTAGGGTTTGTTTCTCATATGGTTACAAGTTTAAACCAAAAAGGTAAATTAGGGACCGTTGTACCACATGGGGTTTTATTTCGTGGCGGAGCAGAAGGTCAAATTCGGAAAGGATATCTAAAGGATGACCTAATAGACGCTATAATTGGTCTACCGTCAAATGTGTTTTACGGCACAGGTATCCCAGCAGCATTAATTGTTATAAATAAAAATAAACCTTTTGAACGCAAAAATAAAGTTTTGTTTATAGATGCAAGTCAAGAATTTATTAAAGATGGAAATAAAAATAAAATTCGTGAAAAAGATATTGATAAGATCTGTTCAACGTTTAATTCCTTTAAAAGTGTAGAAAAGTATTCCCGAATAGTTAAATTAGAGGAAATTAAAGAGAATGACTATAATTTAAATATTAGTAGGTATGTAGACGTATCTAATAAAGAAGAAGAAATAAACATAGACGAAGTTCTAATAGAGATTAAGAAAATAAAAGAAAAGAGTCTATTGAATGATTATAAGTTAAACAATTATCTACAAGAACTTGGTTATAGGGAATTATAA
- a CDS encoding restriction endonuclease subunit S, producing the protein MTKTVNFNEVYELPEDWLINPLDEICEKIFVGIATSTTNSYTEAGVPIIRNQNIKADKLDDSDILMITNDFSESNKSKMLLEGDILTVRTGYPGVSCVVPKEYEGSHSFTTLISRPNFNKVLPKYLSRFINSEVGKKAINSVKAGGAQQNLNVSVFSKIPIVLPPIKEQGKIVQILSTVDEQIDSTEQLIKQTNKLKKGLMQKLLTKGIGHTEFKKTVVGEIPLGWEVKKLGELAKYRRGSFPQPYNLPEWYDDVNGMPFVQVYDVDTNFKLKETTKRRISRLGAKSSVFAKKGTVIITLQGTLGRTAITQYDAYIDRTLLLFTEYLYPIDRIYFMYALNLLFESEKKKADGGVIKTITKETLTKFTLAVPPLYEQKKIAGILSSVDEQIENYTIKKEKLEQLKVGLMQQLLTGKIRVNN; encoded by the coding sequence ATGACAAAAACAGTAAATTTTAATGAAGTTTATGAATTGCCTGAAGATTGGTTAATTAATCCCTTGGATGAAATATGTGAAAAAATATTTGTTGGAATAGCGACTTCAACTACTAATTCCTATACAGAAGCTGGAGTGCCTATAATTAGGAATCAAAATATAAAAGCAGATAAGTTAGATGACTCTGATATATTAATGATTACAAATGACTTTAGTGAGTCAAATAAGAGCAAAATGCTTCTAGAAGGAGATATATTAACTGTTCGAACAGGATATCCCGGTGTGTCCTGTGTTGTTCCAAAAGAATATGAGGGGTCACACTCATTTACAACGCTAATTAGTAGACCTAATTTCAATAAAGTCTTACCTAAGTATCTTTCAAGATTTATTAACTCAGAAGTAGGAAAGAAAGCAATTAATAGTGTGAAGGCAGGAGGGGCGCAACAAAATTTAAATGTTTCTGTTTTCTCTAAAATACCTATAGTCTTACCTCCTATTAAAGAGCAGGGGAAAATTGTCCAAATCTTATCAACAGTTGATGAGCAAATAGACAGTACAGAACAGCTTATTAAACAGACAAATAAACTGAAAAAGGGGCTAATGCAAAAGTTACTAACAAAGGGAATTGGACACACTGAATTTAAGAAGACTGTAGTTGGGGAGATTCCACTTGGTTGGGAAGTGAAAAAACTAGGAGAACTAGCAAAGTATAGAAGAGGTAGTTTCCCTCAACCTTATAACTTACCTGAATGGTATGATGATGTGAATGGTATGCCTTTTGTTCAGGTTTATGATGTTGACACAAACTTTAAGTTAAAGGAAACTACAAAGCGTAGGATTTCTAGACTAGGTGCTAAATCGAGCGTGTTTGCAAAGAAAGGTACAGTAATAATAACTCTACAAGGTACTTTAGGTAGGACGGCTATTACTCAGTACGATGCATATATAGATAGAACGCTTCTATTATTCACGGAGTACTTATACCCAATTGATAGGATATACTTTATGTATGCATTAAACCTATTATTTGAAAGTGAGAAAAAGAAAGCTGATGGTGGAGTTATAAAAACCATAACTAAAGAAACATTAACCAAATTTACATTAGCTGTACCTCCTTTATATGAACAAAAAAAGATTGCTGGTATTCTTTCATCAGTGGATGAACAAATTGAAAATTACACAATAAAAAAAGAAAAGCTTGAACAACTTAAAGTAGGTCTAATGCAGCAACTACTTACAGGGAAAATTCGTGTGAATAATTAA
- a CDS encoding type I restriction endonuclease subunit R, which translates to MASYLGNEETLVELPAIDYLQNKLQYQFIHGDKLTPEHKERESMNEVILFNRLENAIKRLNPWIEEANLNKAVRFLSRAEQLGTNLLEINERIYDALVNLNYAVDQDIDGSGKKSFHTVKFIDWSNIENNDFLVTRQFVIQGPNEKIIPDIVIFMNGIPIVVLECKSPFLEKGKNEKIGKKAAFDQLRRYMDLRDSDRIEGAPRLFYTNFFTGILNKYRAYVGTISSQYTHYVEWKDPYPYKKEQIEDVGNNGQNVFLQGLLEKHNLLDILQNFLLFEVDTTSSRKIKKISRYQQFRAVNKALDRLVYGRDTVSRGGVIWHTQGSGKSLTMVLLARKIRRMQELSDATIVVVTDRVDLDKQIYQTFLRTLSTITTPVRADKVSSMKELLSNAQPQIIMTTIHKFQSDEEEQEVLKDATQPTGLHLEKEFPVLTLKSNVIVMADEAHRSQYKGFARNMRHALPNAAFIGFTGTPIEKEDKSTPRTFGSYIDKYGIQEAVNDGATVRIVYEGRRPDLQVKADTLEQLFDNAFEDRTDEEKEAIKQKYANKKAIVEADERIDDIAKDMLHHYKEYIYPNGFKAQIVCVSREAVVKYYNALNKHMKDIMGEELEVKVIFSGSLNDPPHLKEHFTTKAEQEEIISKFTRPIFENKLCFIIVKDMLLTGFDAPIEQVMYLDRPLKEHNLLQAIARVNRTFGDKKKCGYVVDYYGISNHLEEALKIFDKEDLGEPMESLDGVHKQMLSYREAVMGMFKGLGKDNLDQLVKQLEPEDKRAEFELAYKRFASTMEQLMPGHVSTDNTNDLKWLSYIRAAAKARFEPDTKLDIADCGEKVRKIINEHLTSQGVQQWIKPITLFDQDYQTKLETLKSDEAIASSMEHAVKHVISVKMDDNPVYYTSLLEKLQQILEDTRNNWEERKKQLEEFINKDVKKGETEEAEALGLSKKEYAFFEVIKKHLLDPEENTQAGQAKEASELYISQEIIDLSKEMAQNVADIVANTWVVDWTTNPSKTADIERSIFMMLTTKYFKQIKLEVRKQLVGPLLQLAKKHFASKE; encoded by the coding sequence ATGGCTTCTTATTTAGGAAATGAAGAAACGCTTGTTGAGTTACCAGCCATAGATTATCTTCAGAACAAGCTACAATATCAATTTATTCACGGTGATAAGTTAACACCAGAACATAAAGAACGTGAGTCGATGAATGAAGTTATTCTTTTTAATCGATTAGAAAATGCAATTAAACGTTTAAATCCTTGGATAGAGGAAGCAAATCTAAATAAGGCAGTTCGCTTTCTATCAAGAGCAGAACAACTTGGAACCAACTTGCTAGAAATAAATGAACGTATCTATGATGCTTTGGTTAACTTAAATTACGCAGTTGACCAAGATATAGATGGCTCGGGTAAAAAGAGTTTTCATACCGTGAAGTTTATTGATTGGAGTAATATTGAGAACAATGATTTTCTAGTAACAAGGCAGTTTGTAATCCAAGGTCCAAATGAAAAAATTATTCCTGATATTGTTATATTTATGAATGGAATACCTATTGTTGTATTGGAATGTAAATCTCCGTTTTTAGAAAAAGGAAAAAATGAGAAAATAGGTAAGAAGGCTGCCTTTGATCAATTAAGAAGATATATGGATTTAAGAGATTCGGATCGTATTGAGGGTGCGCCTCGCTTATTCTATACGAATTTTTTTACAGGTATATTAAATAAATATAGAGCGTACGTTGGCACGATAAGCTCACAATACACTCACTATGTTGAATGGAAAGATCCTTATCCCTACAAAAAAGAACAAATAGAAGACGTTGGAAATAATGGTCAAAATGTATTCCTTCAAGGTTTATTAGAGAAACATAACTTGTTAGATATTCTGCAAAATTTCTTATTATTTGAGGTTGATACAACTTCCTCTAGAAAAATAAAAAAGATAAGCCGCTATCAACAGTTTCGTGCAGTAAATAAAGCTCTTGATAGGTTGGTTTACGGAAGAGATACAGTTTCTCGTGGCGGTGTAATTTGGCACACACAGGGTTCTGGTAAATCACTAACTATGGTTCTTCTTGCAAGGAAAATAAGAAGAATGCAAGAACTGTCTGATGCAACCATTGTCGTTGTAACAGACCGCGTTGATTTAGATAAACAGATTTATCAAACGTTTCTTAGAACTTTATCAACTATAACTACACCAGTCCGTGCTGATAAGGTTAGTAGTATGAAAGAGTTACTTTCAAATGCACAGCCACAAATTATTATGACTACAATACACAAGTTTCAAAGTGATGAAGAAGAGCAGGAAGTCTTAAAAGATGCAACTCAACCAACTGGGTTGCACCTTGAAAAAGAATTCCCTGTTCTGACGCTGAAATCAAATGTCATTGTCATGGCTGATGAAGCACACCGTAGTCAATATAAAGGTTTTGCACGTAATATGCGCCATGCTTTACCGAACGCAGCATTTATTGGTTTTACTGGTACACCCATTGAAAAAGAAGATAAATCTACACCTCGTACTTTTGGTTCCTATATCGATAAGTATGGTATTCAGGAAGCCGTTAATGATGGTGCAACGGTACGAATTGTCTATGAAGGGCGAAGACCGGACCTTCAAGTAAAGGCTGACACGCTAGAGCAGCTATTTGATAATGCTTTCGAGGATAGAACCGATGAAGAAAAAGAAGCTATCAAACAAAAATATGCAAATAAAAAGGCGATTGTTGAGGCTGACGAGAGAATTGATGATATAGCGAAGGATATGCTTCATCATTACAAAGAGTATATATATCCTAATGGGTTTAAGGCTCAGATTGTTTGTGTTTCTCGTGAAGCGGTTGTCAAATACTACAATGCGTTAAACAAGCATATGAAAGATATTATGGGTGAGGAATTAGAAGTTAAAGTTATCTTTTCAGGCAGCTTAAATGACCCACCTCATCTTAAAGAGCATTTCACTACGAAAGCTGAGCAGGAAGAGATTATTAGTAAGTTTACAAGACCTATTTTCGAAAATAAGCTGTGCTTTATTATAGTAAAAGATATGTTGCTAACAGGGTTCGATGCACCGATTGAGCAGGTAATGTACTTAGATAGACCGTTAAAAGAACATAATCTTTTACAGGCTATCGCTCGTGTTAACCGTACGTTTGGAGATAAGAAGAAGTGCGGCTATGTAGTAGATTATTATGGTATTTCCAATCATCTTGAAGAAGCCTTAAAGATTTTTGATAAAGAAGATTTAGGTGAACCAATGGAATCACTAGATGGTGTTCACAAGCAAATGCTTTCTTATCGTGAAGCTGTCATGGGAATGTTTAAGGGGCTTGGAAAAGATAATTTGGATCAGTTAGTTAAGCAATTGGAGCCAGAAGACAAACGAGCTGAATTTGAACTTGCATATAAGCGATTTGCTAGTACGATGGAACAACTTATGCCGGGTCATGTATCTACTGACAATACCAATGATTTAAAATGGTTATCTTATATACGTGCAGCTGCTAAGGCTAGGTTTGAACCTGATACAAAGTTAGATATTGCTGATTGTGGTGAAAAGGTTCGGAAGATCATTAACGAACACTTAACTTCTCAAGGTGTTCAACAATGGATAAAGCCAATCACTCTTTTTGACCAAGACTACCAAACTAAACTTGAAACTCTAAAGTCAGATGAGGCAATAGCTTCAAGCATGGAACACGCTGTTAAGCACGTCATAAGCGTTAAAATGGACGATAATCCAGTTTATTACACATCCTTATTAGAAAAACTCCAGCAGATTCTTGAAGATACAAGGAACAATTGGGAAGAAAGAAAGAAGCAACTAGAGGAATTTATTAATAAAGATGTAAAAAAGGGTGAAACTGAAGAAGCAGAAGCACTCGGATTATCAAAGAAAGAGTATGCATTCTTTGAAGTAATTAAAAAGCATTTGCTTGATCCAGAAGAGAATACTCAAGCGGGACAAGCAAAAGAGGCATCTGAATTATACATTAGTCAAGAAATTATTGATCTATCAAAGGAAATGGCTCAAAATGTGGCTGACATTGTGGCTAATACTTGGGTTGTTGATTGGACAACTAACCCTTCTAAGACAGCAGATATTGAACGTTCTATCTTTATGATGTTAACGACGAAGTACTTCAAGCAAATTAAACTAGAAGTTAGAAAACAATTGGTTGGTCCTCTCCTACAACTAGCGAAAAAGCACTTTGCATCGAAAGAATAA
- a CDS encoding DUF262 domain-containing protein gives MNGSHEIFKPENKTIKSIFGDANAFYQIPDYQRPYSWEDEHVEMLWDDILTAYNNYREDSQTDFNYFLGSIILIQNGHSYDIVDGQQRLTTLHIFFAVLKNLYPNFNDAANLEENPEAITIDDIEDYIIKRGRLSRIKLKTSIHNQIQYEETIVKGITWPAKFTKKDKQNNKYMNTALIFKEKINSLEFDELVQFVNYLCNHVRLITITCTSQSLAIKLFQVLNARGMDLSTTDLLKSFLLSRLEEDYHKEFISTWNEIENLSKTLNESLPNLFTYYQYYQIATNPKKNLYEELSGLFKSQNQDSKEVIFDIKNFIESYKEVKELQNKNIYCLQYLNHQIYWKSILTTAKHLKYNSLDELINSITLLYFKYWIAGYTTAKIKQISYNIIDWIKKNKDIDYINNKIEEKLKADNVQTRFKMNLIDDVFGEKWLKPLLIMFEYNQLDDSNLINFINIDNKIHVEHILPIKSDNISYWTDTFKAYEIENHLNKIYNLTLLSGSKNIQASNRPYPDKLDIYKGRGLDGMTGFRITQYIADHYNDWNEDSIASRNKWIVSQIKQLFNINIS, from the coding sequence GGTTCCCATGAGATATTTAAACCTGAAAACAAAACAATTAAATCAATATTCGGAGATGCTAATGCATTTTACCAAATTCCTGATTATCAACGTCCCTATAGTTGGGAAGATGAACATGTTGAAATGCTTTGGGATGATATTCTTACTGCATATAATAATTACCGAGAGGATTCTCAAACAGATTTTAACTACTTTTTAGGATCAATTATACTGATACAAAATGGTCATTCTTACGACATAGTTGATGGACAACAAAGGCTAACCACTCTACATATATTTTTTGCAGTTCTTAAAAACCTCTATCCTAACTTTAATGATGCTGCTAATTTGGAAGAAAATCCGGAGGCAATTACAATTGATGATATTGAGGACTATATAATAAAAAGAGGAAGATTAAGTAGAATCAAGTTGAAAACAAGTATTCATAACCAAATTCAATATGAAGAAACAATTGTTAAAGGAATCACTTGGCCTGCAAAATTCACTAAAAAAGATAAACAAAATAATAAGTACATGAATACTGCATTAATTTTCAAAGAAAAAATAAATTCACTTGAATTTGATGAATTGGTTCAATTTGTAAATTACCTTTGCAATCATGTACGGTTGATAACTATCACTTGTACAAGTCAATCATTAGCTATTAAATTGTTTCAAGTATTAAACGCAAGAGGAATGGACCTTTCAACCACTGATCTCTTGAAAAGTTTTTTGTTAAGCAGATTGGAAGAAGATTATCACAAAGAATTCATCTCAACATGGAACGAAATCGAGAATCTAAGTAAAACTCTAAATGAATCTTTGCCTAATTTATTTACATATTATCAATACTATCAAATTGCTACTAACCCAAAGAAAAACCTCTATGAAGAATTAAGTGGATTATTCAAGAGTCAAAATCAAGATTCAAAAGAAGTTATTTTTGATATTAAGAATTTTATAGAATCCTATAAGGAAGTTAAAGAGTTACAAAATAAAAATATATATTGTCTTCAGTACTTAAATCACCAAATTTATTGGAAATCAATCCTTACAACAGCTAAGCACTTAAAATATAATAGTTTAGATGAACTAATTAATAGCATCACATTACTTTATTTCAAGTATTGGATAGCTGGATATACAACTGCTAAAATTAAACAAATCTCCTACAATATAATTGATTGGATCAAAAAGAATAAAGATATTGACTACATTAATAATAAGATAGAGGAAAAATTAAAGGCTGATAATGTTCAAACACGGTTTAAAATGAATTTAATCGACGATGTATTTGGTGAAAAATGGCTCAAGCCTTTGTTAATTATGTTTGAATATAATCAACTAGATGATAGTAACCTTATAAACTTCATTAATATTGACAATAAAATTCATGTAGAACATATTCTACCAATTAAAAGTGACAATATTTCATATTGGACTGATACGTTCAAAGCCTATGAAATAGAAAACCACTTAAATAAAATCTATAACCTCACACTTTTATCAGGTTCTAAGAATATTCAAGCAAGTAATCGACCATATCCAGATAAATTAGATATCTATAAAGGTAGAGGCTTAGACGGTATGACAGGATTTAGGATTACACAATACATTGCTGATCATTATAATGATTGGAATGAAGATAGCATTGCGTCTCGAAACAAATGGATCGTTAGCCAAATAAAACAATTATTTAATATTAATATTTCTTAA